One window of Quercus robur chromosome 12, dhQueRobu3.1, whole genome shotgun sequence genomic DNA carries:
- the LOC126710230 gene encoding thaumatin-like protein encodes MSIFKNLSISFFLFATLFINFAHAARFNITNNFPYVVWAAAVPGGDRQLNSKESWPLDMNASTTEAAFGLELGAFFNGSGRGSCQTGDCGGLLQCQAYGAPPNTLAEFALNQYLNLDFFDISLVEGFNVPMDFSPTSIRPYFNGCIKGITCIADINGQCPTELKTPSGYYNNPCIVFKTDEYCCNFGNCGPTTFSEFFKNL; translated from the exons ATGAGCATCTTCAAAAACTTGTCCATTTCCTTCTTCTTGTTTGCcactcttttcattaatttcgCTCATGCAGCCCGATTCAACATAACAAACAATTTTCCCTATGTGGTTTGGGCTGCAGCCGTGCCTGGTGGTGATAGGCAACTCAACTCAAAAGAGTCTTGGCCCCTTGATATGAATGCCAGCACAACTGAGGCTGCGTTTGGGCTCGAACTGGGTGCATTTTTTAATGGATCCGGGCGTGGCAGTTGTCAAACTGGTGATTGTGGTGGGCTTCTTCAATGCCAAGCTTATGGTGCACCCCCAAACACCCTTGCCGAATTCGCTTTAAACCAATATCTAAACCTGGATTTCTTTGACATCTCTCTTGTTGAAGGGTTTAATGTTCCTATGGATTTTAGCCCAACCTCtat TCGTCCATACTTTAATGGGTGCATCAAAGGAATAACATGTATAGCTGATATTAATGGACAGTGCCCAACTGAATTGAAAACTCCTAGCGGGTACTATAACAACCCTTGTATCGTTTTCAAAACAGATGAATATTGTTGCAATTTTGGAAATTGTGGGCCTACAACTTTTTCTGAATTTTTCAAGAATCTATGA
- the LOC126709250 gene encoding protein P21-like, whose translation MSLFKKLSISFCFFVTLCIVFAHAARFDITNNCPYVVWAAAVPGGGKQLNPQESWPLDVNAGTTGGRVWARTGCNFDGSGHGSCQTGDCGGLLQCQAYGTPPNTLAEFGLNQYQNLDFIDISLVDGFNVPMDFSPTSNGCTRGIRCTADINGQCPAELKTSSGYCNNPCTVFKTDEYCCNSGSCGPTTFSKFFKNLCPDAYSYPKDDATSTFTCNGGTNYKVVFCP comes from the coding sequence ATGAGTCTCTTCAAAAAATTGTCCATTTCCTTCTGCTTTTTTGTCACTCTTTGTATTGTCTTCGCTCATGCAGCCCGATTTGATATTACAAACAATTGTCCCTACGTAGTTTGGGCTGCAGCCGTGCCTGGTGGTGGCAAGCAGCTCAACCCACAAGAGTCTTGGCCCCTTGATGTCAACGCTGGCACAACCGGGGGCCGCGTTTGGGCTCGAACTGGGTGCAATTTTGATGGATCCGGGCATGGCAGTTGTCAGACTGGTGACTGTGGTGGACTTCTTCAATGCCAAGCCTATGGTACACCCCCAAACACTCTTGCTGAATTCGGTTTAAACCAATACCAAAACTTGGATTTCATTGACATCTCTCTTGTTGATGGGTTTAATGTTCCTATGGATTTTAGTCCAACCTCTAATGGGTGCACCAGAGGAATAAGATGTACAGCTGATATCAATGGGCAGTGCCCAGCTGAATTGAAAACTTCTAGCGGGTACTGTAACAACCCTTGTACTGTTTTCAAAACCGATGAATATTGTTGCAATTCTGGGAGTTGTGGACCTACAACCTTTTCCAAATTTTTCAAGAATCTGTGCCCAGATGCTTACAGTTATCCTAAGGATGATGCAACAAGCACATTTACTTGCAATGGTGGGACTAACTATAAGGTTGTGTTTTGCCCTTGA
- the LOC126708337 gene encoding dirigent protein 22-like has protein sequence MATKIVILSFMFLLALATFIEASKYQFQKLKETNMVFYMQDWETGANVTATPIAGIPHKRWLILGFGTIFATDDKLAVAIERNSSEVGRAHGIYVNSALDGSDLHLLMSFVFTNKKYNGSTLEIQGADRVFQKYREVSVVSGTGFFRLARGYATLETVFLDIPNSNAIIRWNVTVFHY, from the coding sequence ATGGCAACTAAAATTGTCATCTTGTCTTTCATGTTCCTCCTAGCTCTAGCCACTTTCATTGAAGCTTCAAAGTACCAGTTCCAAAAGCTGAAAGAAACCAACATGGTGTTCTACATGCAAGATTGGGAGACGGGTGCCAATGTCACCGCCACCCCAATCGCTGGCATCCCCCACAAGCGGTGGTTGATCCTTGGGTTCGGAACAATCTTTGCGACGGATGATAAGTTGGCAGTAGCTATTGAAAGGAACTCATCTGAGGTTGGAAGGGCTCATGGCATTTACGTGAACTCAGCATTGGATGGCTCTGATTTGCATTTATTGATGTCATTTGTGTTCACCAACAAGAAGTACAATGGTAGCACCTTAGAAATACAAGGGGCAGACAGGGTCTTTCAAAAGTATAGGGAGGTATCTGTGGTTTCAGGAACCGGGTTCTTCAGGTTGGCTCGTGGTTATGCTACTTTGGAGACTGTTTTTCTTGACATTCCCAATTCTAATGCAATCATCCGGTGGAATGTGACAGTTTTTCACTACTGA
- the LOC126709644 gene encoding protein P21-like translates to MSLFKKLSISFYFFVTLCIVFAHAARFDITNNCHYVVWAAAVPGGGRQLNPQESWPLDVNAGTTGGRVWARTGCNFDGSGHGSCQTGDCGGLLQCQAYGAPPNTLAEFALNQYQNLDFFDISLVDGFNVPMDFSPTSNGCTRGIRCTADINGQCPAELKTSSGYCNNPCTVFKTDEYCCNSGSCGPTTFSNFFKNLCPDAYSYPKDDKTSTFTCNGGTNYKVVFCP, encoded by the coding sequence ATGAGTCTCTTCAAAAAATTGTCCATTTCCTTCTACTTTTTTGTCACTCTTTGTATTGTCTTCGCTCATGCAGCCCGATTTGATATTACAAACAATTGTCACTACGTAGTTTGGGCTGCAGCCGTGCCTGGTGGTGGCAGGCAGCTCAACCCACAAGAGTCTTGGCCCCTTGATGTCAACGCTGGCACAACCGGGGGCCGCGTTTGGGCTCGAACTGGGTGCAATTTTGATGGATCCGGGCATGGCAGTTGTCAGACTGGTGATTGTGGTGGGCTTCTTCAATGCCAAGCCTATGGTGCACCCCCAAACACCCTTGCCGAATTCGCTTTAAACCAATATCAAAACCTGGATTTCTTTGACATCTCTCTTGTTGATGGGTTTAATGTTCCTATGGATTTTAGTCCAACCTCTAATGGGTGCACCAGAGGAATAAGATGTACAGCTGATATCAATGGGCAGTGCCCAGCTGAATTGAAAACTTCTAGCGGGTACTGTAACAACCCTTGTACTGTTTTCAAAACCGATGAATATTGTTGCAATTCTGGGAGTTGTGGACCTACAAccttttccaattttttcaaGAATCTGTGCCCAGATGCTTACAGTTATCCTAAGGATGATAAAACAAGCACATTTACTTGCAATGGTGGGACTAACTATAAGGTTGTGTTTTGCCCTTGA